The nucleotide window ttAGGAGTgtttcagagcaagtctgcagccTGAATCCATGGATAAGGTCAATTCTTCAGTGGTGTCTGAGTTTGTGTTGCTGGGACTCTCTAGTTCTCAGGAACtccagcttttcttttttgttttcttctcggTATTGTATGTGGTCATTGTGCTGGGAAACCTTCTCATCATCATCACAGTGACTTCTGATAACAGCCTGCACTCCCCCATGTACTTTCTCCTGGGAAACCTCTCCTTGGTGGACATCTGTCAGGCTTCTTTCGCCACCCCTAAGATGATTGCAGATTTTCTGAGTGAACACAAGACCATCTCCTTCAGTGGCTGCTTAGCCCAGATTTTTTTCATTCACCTTTTTACTGGAGGAGAGATGGTGCTACTTGTCTCCATGGCCTATGACAGATATGTAGCCATATGCAAACCCCTACACTATGTAGTCATCATGAGCCGAAGGATGTGCACAATCCTGGTTATGATCTCCTGGACTGTGGGCTTCGTGCACACATTAAGCCAGTTATCATTTACCGTGAACCTGCCGTTTTGCGGACCTAATGTAGTAGACAGCTTTTTTTGTGACCTTCCTCGACTGACCAAACTTGCCTGCCTGGACTCTTACATCATTGAAATACTAATTGTAGTCAACAGTGGAATTCTTTCCCTAAgcactttctctttcttggttGGCTCTTACATCATTATTCTTGTCACTGTCTGGTTTAAGTCATCCACTGCAATGGCCAAGACGTTTTCTACACTGGCTGCCCATATCACTGTGGTTATGTTATTCTTTGGACCTTGCATCTTCATCTATGTGTGGCCCTTTACCACTTACCCTGTGGATAAAATTCTTGCTATATTTTACACCATTTTCACCCCCATTCTAAACCCCATTATTTACACACTGAGGAACAGGGATATGAAGGCTGCCATGAGGAAGATTGTGACTTATTACCTGAGGCCCAAGAAAATTTCTGAAATGCCACTAGTAGTGAGGAATTCCctttattaatatacaattatttcAACTTCCTCAAATCAGTACTCTGTCTATTAAAAATCTTCCATGTGTTCTTGTGGCATGTCTCAACTGTGGTGAAAGTAATGAAGACAATGATATGGACAGTATTCAATggatattaaaaagtattttcctaGATATCACCTAAGCAAAAGTTAAATACCAGAAAACTTGAAAAAACTATGTCATGATTATTGGTTCTGGAAATAAAGTATGGAATGGCTATCTATGGACACTATCAATGCATACACTGTTTTAGTTACAGGTAAATAAGAATATGATGGAAAAAAATTCAGTACCTGATTCTTTGGTGGGCATAAGCTGTTTTTCTGATCTTATGAGTTTCCTAATTTATACGCCTGAAAAATcaaccatctatctatctatctaatagTAATTAAGAATTTAACTATGAAACTGAATTTTCCCAACCAGGGGATAGACACTCTACTGATTTAAGACAAATGCATACACTTAAGTCGAGATACTTAAATTATGAGATCCCTCCCCCAACATCAATTACACCTATCTCATGTTATTTTCCAATAACtaacaatactttaaaatatggAATTATACATAATCAGGAGCTGGCATTTCAAATCTTTCATCTAATGTGATTTCTCTGATCAGTTAATTTCAGTTTACTCTGAAATTATGGGTTGTAGAAGAGAATTTTTAAAGCTGAACTATTTCAATGCCAACTTTTTAGTCTGCGTTCTGAGTAGCTGTGCAGCCCTCTTTGCATTTGGACCAAACATGGAGTTCTTAGTGAAAGTGAGTCAATGTTAAACATACATCCCAACTGCAACCTGGTTCCCACAGGACTCCTGGATCTCTACCCTGGACTCTAGGGACCATTAAGGGATTTATTAATGTTGATTAgagtttttaagtttattttcctAAATCTCTCAATTCATAAAAGGTAATTCTCCTTTATACCATGAAAACACTAGTCTTGctctttgttgttttcctttttatcttctCAATTTCAGCTAATTTTTTCTGAATCCATCCCTAATAGAGCCATCATTAAGTAAAGTATTAAGAAACCTTGGGAATTTCCTCTTCTCCCATCCCACCCAAATTTTACTCTCTCCACAGCATTCTAGCTCTTCTGAGACCTGATACTTTTTGCTCTTTTCTACTTTCAAAATCTACCTTTCAGTAAGGGCTGCATAACAGTAATTTATACATCAGTGTAAACATAAATCCATATTACCTCTTCCAGGAATTTGtacttatttctttctttccaattttagGATACAATTTTATTAAGAGTAAGTGAAGAGAGTTGGCAGTTTAGATCTAGACTAGGGACAAGCAGCAGTGATCTTACCAATGTTCTCGGACTTAACACTACGTAGGCTGCCTCTCACTGTGTTCAGAGAGGGAGGCCCAGCCTTACCATTCTTCTTGAATGA belongs to Manis pentadactyla isolate mManPen7 chromosome 11, mManPen7.hap1, whole genome shotgun sequence and includes:
- the LOC118909852 gene encoding olfactory receptor 4K5, with the protein product MDKVNSSVVSEFVLLGLSSSQELQLFFFVFFSVLYVVIVLGNLLIIITVTSDNSLHSPMYFLLGNLSLVDICQASFATPKMIADFLSEHKTISFSGCLAQIFFIHLFTGGEMVLLVSMAYDRYVAICKPLHYVVIMSRRMCTILVMISWTVGFVHTLSQLSFTVNLPFCGPNVVDSFFCDLPRLTKLACLDSYIIEILIVVNSGILSLSTFSFLVGSYIIILVTVWFKSSTAMAKTFSTLAAHITVVMLFFGPCIFIYVWPFTTYPVDKILAIFYTIFTPILNPIIYTLRNRDMKAAMRKIVTYYLRPKKISEMPLVVRNSLY